From the genome of Candidatus Hydrogenedentota bacterium:
ATAGCCTTCGTCCAGGGGGCGTATCCACTCGGCTGTCAGACCGGCCTGCTTGAGGAAGGCCCCGAGTCGCCCGCCAATAGTGGCGCCAGCCACATTGGCACCGAGCATGCGGTCCACCGGCCCCAGGCCGGCGAGTACGTCGGCGAAGCCATCCAGGGCGCTCAGGAGCACGGCCCCCTGGCCGCACCACCCCTTGCCGTCATGCAGGCCCCACTTGAGGCGGGTGTTGCCTACGTCGAGAAGCAGATCCATCAGGCAAGCCTCAG
Proteins encoded in this window:
- a CDS encoding type III pantothenate kinase produces the protein MDLLLDVGNTRLKWGLHDGKGWCGQGAVLLSALDGFADVLAGLGPVDRMLGANVAGATIGGRLGAFLKQAGLTAEWIRPLDEGY